A genomic region of Balaenoptera ricei isolate mBalRic1 chromosome 21, mBalRic1.hap2, whole genome shotgun sequence contains the following coding sequences:
- the PLAT gene encoding tissue-type plasminogen activator produces the protein MMNAMKRELLCVLLLCGAVFSSPSQEIHRRLRRGARSHRGGVTCRDEKTQMTYLQHESWLRPLLRGNRVEHCWCNGGRAQCHSVPVNSCSKPQCFNRGTCWQALYSSEFVCQCPEGFIGKLCEIDASATCYKDRGITYRGRWSTAESGAECVNWNSSSLAMKPYSGRRPDAIRLGLGNHNYCRNPDQDSKPWCYIFKAGKYISEFCSTPACGKEKDGDCYQGKGLAYRGTHSLTASGASCLPWSSMILMRKIYTAWKSNAQALGLGKHNHCRNPDGDAQPWCHVLKDRQLTWEYCDVPQCVTCGLRRYKQPQLRIKGGLFADITSHPWQAAVFVRNRRSPGERFLCGGVLISSCWVLSAAHCFQERYPPNHLKVVLGRTYRLVPGKEEQTFEVEKYIVHKEFDDDTYNNDIALLQLKSDSLTCALESNAVRTVCLPDAGLKLPDWTECELSGYGKHEASSPFFSERLKEAHVRLYPSSRCTSQYLFNRTVTNNMLCAGDTRSGGDQANLHDACQGDSGGPLVCMKDDHMTLVGIISWGLGCGQKGIPGVYTKVTNYLDWVRDNTRP, from the exons TGACCTGCAGAGACGAGAAAACGCAGATGACGTACCTGCAACATGAGTCCTGGCTGAGGCCCCTGCTCAGGGGCAACAGGGTGGAGCACTGCTGGTGCAACGGTGGCCGGGCCCAGTGCCACTCGGTGCCCGTCAACA GTTGCAGCAAACCTCAGTGCTTCAATAGGGGGACATGTTGGCAGGCCCTCTATTCCTCAGAGTTTGTCTGCCAGTGCCCTGAAGGGTTCATCGGGAAACTCTGTGAAATAG ATGCCAGCGCCACATGCTACAAGGACCGGGGCATCACCTACAGAGGCAGGTGGAGCACAGCGGAGAGCGGGGCCGAGTGCGTCAACTGGAACAGCAGCAGCCTGGCCATGAAGCCCTACAGTGGGCGCAGGCCTGATGCCATCAGGCTGGGCCTCGGGAATCACAACTACTGCAG AAACCCAGACCAAGACTCAAAGCCCTGGTGCTACATCTTCAAGGCAGGGAAGTACATCTCCGAGTTCTGCAGCACGCCAGCCTGCGGCAAGG AAAAAGATGGGGACTGCTACCAGGGGAAGGGGCTGGCATACCGCGGCACCCACAGCCTCACCGCGTCTGGGGCCTCCTGCCTCCCGTGGAGTTCCATGATCCTGATGCGCAAGATTTACACCGCCTGGAAGAGCAACGCTCAGGCCCTGGGCCTGGGCAAGCACAATCACTGCCG GAACCCAGATGGGGACGCCCAGCCTTGGTGCCACGTGCTGAAGGATCGCCAGCTGACATGGGAGTATTGCGACGTGCCCCAGTGTG tcacCTGTGGCCTGAGACGGTACAAGCAGCCCCAGCTCCGCATCAAAGGAGGCCTCTTCGCCGACATCACCTCCCACCCGTGGCAGGCCGCCGTCTTCGTCAGGAACAGGAGGTCCCCAGGAGAGCGGTTTCTGTGTGGGGGGGTCCTGATCAGCTCCTGTTGGGTGCTGTCGGCCGCCCACTGCTTCCAGGAAAG GTATCCTCCCAACCACCTCAAGGTGGTCCTGGGCAGGACGTACCGGCTGGTCCCTGGGAAGGAGGAGCAGACGTTTGAAGTAGAAAAATACATCGTCCATAAGGAATTCGATGATGACACTTACAACAATGACATAG CACTGCTGCAGCTGAAATCGGACTCACTGACCTGCGCCCTGGAGAGCAACGCCGTACGCACCGTCTGCCTCCCAGACGCCGGCCTGAAGCTGCCGGACTGGACAGAGTGCGAGCTGTCTGGCTACGGGAAGCACGAGGCCT CTTCTCCATTCTTTTCCGAGCGCCTGAAGGAGGCCCATGTCAGGCTGTATCCATCCAGCCGCTGCACTTCCCAGTATTTGTTCAACAGGACTGTCACCAACAACATGCTGTGTGCCGGAGACACACGCAGCGGTGGGGACCAAGCAAACCTACACGACGCCTGCCAG GGTGACTCGGGTGGCCCCCTCGTGTGTATGAAGGACGACCACATGACCTTGGTCGGCATCAtcagctggggcctgggctgtGGCCAGAAGGGCATCCCGGGCGTGTACACCAAGGTTACTAATTACCTGGACTGGGTTCGGGACAACACACGACCATGA
- the AP3M2 gene encoding AP-3 complex subunit mu-2, translating into MIHSLFLINSSGDIFLEKHWKSVVSRSVCDYFFEAQERATEAENVPPVISTPHHYLLSVYRHKIFFVAVIQTEVPPLFVIEFLHRVVDTFQDYFGVCSEPVIKDNVVVVYEVLEEMLDNGFPLATESNILKELIKPPTILRTVVNTITGSTNVGDQLPTGQLSVVPWRRTGVKYTNNEAYFDVIEEIDAIIDKSGSTITAEIQGVIDACVKLTGMPDLTLSFMNPRLLDDVSFHPCVRFKRWESERILSFIPPDGNFRLLSYHVSAQNLVAIPVYVKHNISFRDSSSLGRFEITVGPKQTMGKTIEGVTLSSQMPRGVLNMSLTPSQGTHTFDPVTKMLSWDVGKINPQKLPSLKGTMSLQAGASKPDENPTINLQFKIQQLAISGLKVNRLDMYGEKYKPFKGIKYMTKAGKFQVRT; encoded by the exons ATGATTCACAGCCTTTTCTTGATCAACTCCTCTGGAGATATTTTCCTGGAGAAACACTGGAAGAGTGTGGTCAGCCGTTCTGTTTGCGATTACTTTTTTGAGGCACAAGAGCGAGCAACTGAGGCTGAAAATGTTCCTCCAGTTATCTCCACCCCTCACCACTATCTCCTAAGTGTTTACCGTCACAAGATCTTTTTTGTGGCTGTGATCCAGACGGAGGTGCCACCTCTGTTTGTCATTGAGTTCCTTCACCGAGTAGTGGACACGTTTCAG GATTATTTTGGAGTCTGTTCGGAGCCAGTGATAAAAGACAATGTGGTTGTGGTTTATGAGGTATTGGAAGAGATGCTTGACAACGGGTTTCCATTGGCTACCGAGTCGAACATCCTCAAAGAACTGATAAAGCCGCCCACTATCCTTCGAACCGTTGTCAACACCATCACAG GAAGCACCAATGTGGGTGACCAGCTTCCCACCGGGCAGCTGTCCGTGGTGCCTTGGCGACGGACTGGGGTGAAATACACCAACAATGAGGCCTATTTTGATGTGATTGAAGAGATTGATGCCATCATTGATAAATCAG GGTCCACAATCACTGCCGAGATCCAGGGGGTTATCGATGCCTGCGTCAAGCTGACCGGAATGCCCGACCTTACGCTTTCCTTCATG AACCCCAGGCTGCTGGATGATGTCAGCTTCCACCCCTGCGTCCGCTTCAAGCGCTGGGAGTCCGAGCGCATCCTCTCCTTCATCCCTCCCGACGGCAACTTCCGCCTGCTCTCGTACCACGTCAGTGCGCAGAA CCTGGTGGCGATTCCAGTTTATGTCAAACATAACATCAGCTTCCGGGACAGTAGTTCTCTTGGCCGCTTTGAAATAACGGTGGGCCCCAAGCAGACTATGGGGAAGACCATCGAGGGGGTGACCCTCAGCAGCCAAATGCCCAGAGGCGTCCTCAACATGAGCCTCACGCCGTCTCAGGGGACGCACACGTTTGACCCAGTTACCAAG aTGCTGTCTTGGGATGTAGGAAAAATAAATCCCCAAAAGCTCCCCAGTTTGAAGGGGACCATGAGTCTTCAGGCTGGAGCTTCCAAACCCGATGAGAACCCCACGATTAACCTGCAGTTTAAGATCCAGCAGCTGGCCATTTCTG gacTCAAAGTGAATCGTCTGGATATGTATGGAGAGAAGTACAAACCCTTTAAGGGCATAAAATACATGACCAAAGCTGGCAAGTTCCAAGTTCGAACCTGA